The genome window AGGGTTGCCTGCAGCTTCCAGACATTTATCTACAGGGCTGGAAGTTTGTTCAGTGCGCAGTGGGGGGGTTAGAAACATGCAGTGTGATATGTGGGAGGATCTGCAGGAACCCAGTGACAGACTGGTGATGCGCCGATGCACCTGAGCATGTCTGTTAATCACATTGCTCTAGAGCTCCACTGTGCTGCAAAAGACTCAACAGAAGGTTGAGTTAATGCTCTCATCACCTGTGTGAATGTACTCAGTGGCTTCTGCAACTTGGTGGTTCTCTTGTCCGACTGCtctttctcctccccttcctcccACAGGGACAGAGGCCTTTGAAGTGTCTACTTCCACTCCTGTACTCAGCATCCCAGAGAATGCAGGTCTGTCCCACAATGCTCCATTTGATCCCTTCAAGTTGTTGTTCACATGAGCAAAAGCACAAGATAAGCATCTTTCCaaacaaaatgtggaaaatgtgcaataaatgaATTTGTTCCAGATCATCTTAGTATATTGTATTTGCTTTGTCATCCTGCAATTTATTTGGTGCACTATTTATATAAGTTCTCTCATTTTTCAAGGAGCCGACCTGAAATGCTTCTATACTGCTGATTTTGGGAGTCCAAGGGTAGAGTGGAAATTCAAGGATCTGCAGGGGTCACAGCTCTATGTCATCTTTGATAATGAACCAACTGGTAAGCTGGCGGTATTGCTCTAGAATGTATAATTTTCATGCAATGTGTATGTGCACTACAGCTGCGTATATGTGAATTTGTGGCAATTCAATtacttcatatttaaaatggaaaaaatatattgaagtttcaagaatgaaaagaatttgctatattaaaaaatgcagGGTTGTGTGTTCATTGTCTAAGTTACCTGAGAAACCAGGTTGAAGAAAAATTTTTGCAATGTAATCTTTGCTAGGCTGGTTTTTGTTCTTCCCCTTAGAAAAATACAAGGGTCGTGTCGAACTATATAAAGATGGATTGCGGTTCAACACAGTTACACGCAAGGATACCGGGGAATACATCTGTGAGGTGTCCTCTGCTAATAATTTTGGAGATGTAAAAATACACCTGATTGTGGAAGGTACAGattatatgaaaataatggACATACTGACATCTTTAGAGAGTCAAAACATTCCAGAAGTATGAAATTTCCATCATTAAGACAAATCATATGTTAAAATGGATTAATAACCAAACATTTGAATTAGAAGatattacttttttgtgttgtaGTTGGCACTGATAATTAATTTCTGTGTATCTATATTGCATGTAATGGTGTAGATCATGATTTTATCACCCTTCTGTCTGTAGTGCCACCCTCTGTGCCAGTTTGTGGGGTCCCTCCATCTGTAACCACAGGTTCTCATGTGGTGCTTACCTGCAATGATCCCACTGGCTCCCCCCCTTCTACCTACAAGTGGTTCAAAGATGGAACCCCACTGCCTGAAGACCCCAGCAAGTTTGTGGATTTCAAAAACTTCTCTTATACTGTTGACTCCAAAAAAGGCACTCTGGTCAGTGAAGCATCTGAATGCTCAGTTTTACCCAACCTAATATTTTTTCTAAGATGCATGTAATGGTCCAgggcagtgtggtggtgcagtgagtatcTCAGTTACCTCAGCTTCCGCACAGTGCAATTGCACAtagatttaattttcattcattctgtgcAAAGTTTCACGCAGGTTTCTTCAACATGCTCCTATTTCCTCCCGCAGTTGACAGGTATGCATTTTAGATAGGCTTGTCACTAAATTGCATGTAGTGTGTAAATatgaacatacagtatgcatGTATGATTACACAGCTTTGGACTGACATCCATCCAGGGATTTCTCAGCCTAGATTTTGCCGTATGTTTCTGGAGTAGCTGAACTTTTAGACAAAGCTCTTCGTTTTGTGATTTGTCTGCATCCCCTTCCTCACCTATGTTCATAAGCtttgaaaaatgactgaaagaatgagactGCAGAcacaaactgctgaaattaGGTCCCATCGCAGGATTGCTGAGCAACCtctgtgtgaatgactgtgaaGTTCTAAGATTCAAGAGACCCTTGTCATAGAGTCGCTGCGCCTCTAGATGTAGATGAGTCAACTGAGGTGGTTTGAGCATATCCTAAAATGCCCCCAGTAGGCTTCTGCAGGAGGTATAGAGAAGTAGAGACTGGGGCAGAGCTGGGACACATTGCAGAGATTATATCTTTTGACTACCTGTgaacacctcagaatccccAGGAGGAACTGAGACCTGCTGGGGAAAGAAAAGTTTGGACCTGCTTGCTCAGCCTCTTACCACCACCACCTTCTCAAGGACAAGTGGAAGGAAAATTAACTGAACTGATATTAAGTTCCAAATAATGATTACTTTGGAAATCCTGTACTGTACTCAGTTATAAACAGTAATCTGGGAGGGGAAGATTAGTGCAGTTATTGTGTTTGTCACAGTGATTCTGTGGACTTTCACAAAGTCTTTCTTCCCATTTCAGACATTTCCCTCTGTGACCAAGGCTGATGCAGGAAAATACTCATGTATGGCCAGCAACCCATCAGGTCCCTCTCAGACCTGCTTATCCCAGGAGATGATAGTTTGTGAGTAAcaccattgtttttgttttgttatcatCCACTGCTGGGACTACTGAGATCCTGGTCTCTGTTGAAGCTACAAATAGACCTATTTGAAAATGGAAGCTGCATTTGTTTAAGTTCACAAAGTCCTGAATGACAGACATTTTACAGTGCACTCAGTGCTCTTGGTTTTGCATTATATGCTACATCCTTTTCAGTGAAAGTTTCGTTGTGTCTTCATTAAATGTACTTAATTCTAGATGATTCCAGGCCTTTCGGAGTTCAGGAAGAGTCTTGGAAATTATTGTGTTTCATGAGGCTAGAAGTGAAATACTAGAGAGTCAAAGCTTGTTAACTTTTTGCCATGTGTTTCTGTAGATGATGTGAATGTTGGCGGGATTGTGGCAGGTGTGATCGTGGCGCTGCTGCTGGTGATCTTGCTGGCATTAGGCTTTTGGTTTGCTTTCCGGAAAGGATACCTGCAAAGTAAATTCCTTGTTTTCCAGTTCTCCAGTCCACTAAGATAGTATTTTGAAGAAGTgtgtttcttaatttttaatctcTTCTCATTTCATTGCAGGTAAAACCGAGAGGTAAGGTTTcccatttcctcatttatatAAATTAGATTATGCTAAATGCTTTGGCTCAGTGCTGCTAGACTAGCTGAAACTTTGTTACAGGTCCATATTACTctagctgacattttcacatcagacaaatgtgacatttaattCAATTGAGGCATCACTGCTGCCTCATAGAGTTGGACAGTTAAGTGCAGAATGCTGGTCGAACCAGCCTGCTCACTGGCTTTATATTGGGTGCTCTCCTACCGCAGGTCTCAAGCTGGCTATGCCAAGCCAACACCGAGCACTGCGGA of Scleropages formosus chromosome 10, fSclFor1.1, whole genome shotgun sequence contains these proteins:
- the LOC108928757 gene encoding junctional adhesion molecule A-like isoform X1, with product MIIFAKVTEKKVLNSKMFFCCLLFFILLGTGGTGTEAFEVSTSTPVLSIPENAGADLKCFYTADFGSPRVEWKFKDLQGSQLYVIFDNEPTEKYKGRVELYKDGLRFNTVTRKDTGEYICEVSSANNFGDVKIHLIVEVPPSVPVCGVPPSVTTGSHVVLTCNDPTGSPPSTYKWFKDGTPLPEDPSKFVDFKNFSYTVDSKKGTLTFPSVTKADAGKYSCMASNPSGPSQTCLSQEMIVYDVNVGGIVAGVIVALLLVILLALGFWFAFRKGYLQSKTERSQAGYAKPTPSTADEEDGEFKQKSSFVV
- the LOC108928757 gene encoding junctional adhesion molecule A-like isoform X2 — encoded protein: MIIFAKVTEKKVLNSKMFFCCLLFFILLGTGGTGTEAFEVSTSTPVLSIPENAGADLKCFYTADFGSPRVEWKFKDLQGSQLYVIFDNEPTEKYKGRVELYKDGLRFNTVTRKDTGEYICEVSSANNFGDVKIHLIVEVPPSVPVCGVPPSVTTGSHVVLTCNDPTGSPPSTYKWFKDGTPLPEDPSKFVDFKNFSYTVDSKKGTLTFPSVTKADAGKYSCMASNPSGPSQTCLSQEMIVCKTERSQAGYAKPTPSTADEEDGEFKQKSSFVV